One region of Rhodophyticola sp. CCM32 genomic DNA includes:
- a CDS encoding ABC transporter permease has translation MTRRVLSSKRLSLMAWLVAALCLLPIGAVLLAALTGGVGTVQGLMQSVLPRYAGTTAGLVILVAAGTAVIGTGAAWLVVMTRFAGRKLLEIALALPMAFPAYVLAYAYTDFLDHPGWVQTTLRDLTGWGPRDYWFPEIRSLPGAALMLVLVLYPYVYLLARAAFLQQSATAYIAARTLGRGAWGAFWHVSLPIARPAIAGGTLLAVMETIADFGTVSYFGVQTFATGIYQSWFAFADRAAAAQLALCLLIVALVLAALERTQRKHQRHHGAGRRFEAMTPADLTGARACGAVMFCLVPVLLGFILPVILLVSMGWNSGQLLVTPRYLGFLQNSLTLASVAALLTVIAAVLLGFNARLHPTPASRGAVQLAGLGYAVPGGVIAVGLLVPFAAFDNALDAWMRATFDISTGLLLTGSIWLLIMAYMVRFMAAALSAYDSGLTTINPNMDAVARTLGRSPPMMLRDVHLPILKPSLLTALLIVFVDVMKELPATLIMRPFNFDTLAVQAHRLASDERLAEAAVPSLVIGLVGLFPVAILCWGLGRSRSTARGFVPEPEAAE, from the coding sequence ATGACCCGGCGCGTTCTCTCCTCCAAACGTCTCAGCCTGATGGCCTGGCTGGTTGCGGCCCTGTGTCTGCTGCCGATCGGCGCGGTTCTGCTGGCCGCGCTGACCGGAGGCGTGGGAACCGTGCAGGGCCTGATGCAAAGCGTGTTGCCGCGCTATGCGGGCACAACCGCCGGTCTGGTGATTCTGGTCGCCGCAGGCACCGCGGTGATTGGAACGGGCGCGGCCTGGCTGGTGGTGATGACGCGGTTTGCGGGCCGTAAACTGCTTGAGATCGCCCTGGCCCTGCCAATGGCCTTTCCCGCCTATGTGCTGGCCTATGCCTATACGGATTTTCTGGACCATCCGGGTTGGGTGCAGACCACATTGCGCGATCTGACCGGCTGGGGCCCGCGCGATTACTGGTTCCCGGAAATCCGCTCGCTTCCCGGTGCGGCGCTGATGCTGGTGCTGGTGCTGTATCCTTATGTCTATCTGCTGGCCCGTGCCGCGTTTTTGCAGCAAAGCGCCACCGCCTATATCGCCGCGCGCACCCTGGGGCGCGGGGCCTGGGGCGCGTTCTGGCATGTCAGCCTGCCGATTGCCCGGCCCGCCATCGCCGGTGGCACATTGCTGGCGGTGATGGAGACCATCGCCGATTTCGGAACCGTGTCCTATTTCGGGGTGCAGACCTTTGCGACCGGCATTTATCAAAGCTGGTTCGCCTTTGCCGACAGGGCGGCGGCGGCGCAACTGGCGCTGTGTCTGTTGATCGTGGCCCTGGTTCTGGCAGCGCTGGAACGCACGCAACGCAAACATCAGCGGCATCATGGCGCCGGGCGCCGGTTCGAGGCGATGACCCCCGCCGATCTGACCGGTGCGCGCGCCTGTGGGGCGGTGATGTTCTGTCTGGTGCCGGTGCTGCTTGGGTTTATCCTGCCGGTGATCCTGCTGGTCAGCATGGGCTGGAACTCAGGGCAGCTTTTGGTCACGCCGCGCTATCTGGGCTTTCTGCAGAACTCGCTGACCCTGGCCTCGGTTGCGGCGCTGCTGACGGTGATCGCCGCAGTGCTGCTTGGGTTCAATGCGCGGCTGCATCCAACCCCGGCCTCCCGGGGGGCGGTTCAGCTGGCCGGGCTGGGCTATGCGGTGCCGGGCGGGGTGATCGCGGTCGGGCTTCTGGTGCCCTTTGCGGCTTTCGACAACGCGCTGGATGCCTGGATGCGGGCCACATTCGACATCTCGACCGGGCTGCTGCTGACCGGGTCGATCTGGTTGCTGATCATGGCCTATATGGTGCGGTTCATGGCCGCCGCCCTGTCGGCCTATGACAGCGGGCTGACCACGATCAACCCGAATATGGATGCGGTGGCGCGGACTTTGGGACGCAGCCCGCCGATGATGCTGCGCGATGTGCATCTGCCGATCCTCAAGCCAAGCCTGCTGACAGCTCTGCTGATCGTCTTTGTGGATGTGATGAAGGAACTGCCCGCAACCCTGATCATGCGGCCCTTCAATTTCGATACATTGGCGGTACAGGCCCACAGGCTGGCCAGTGACGAACGTCTGGCCGAGGCGGCGGTGCCAAGTCTGGTGATCGGGCTGGTCGGGCTGTTTCCGGTGGCGATCCTTTGCTGGGGACTGGGCCGGAGCAGAAGCACCGCACGGGGCTTTGTACCGGAACCGGAAGCCGCCGAGTAG